A window of Calonectris borealis chromosome 3, bCalBor7.hap1.2, whole genome shotgun sequence contains these coding sequences:
- the WDR26 gene encoding WD repeat-containing protein 26 isoform X1 has product MQANGAGGGQQQQQQQQPPQGPAGPELGCLGAQNGEASAGTAAGDQLAHANGLLPSANSGGGSPGGLSVNNGVPAAGGPGPAAAELGGGGGSALKKKKRLSQSDEDVIRLIGQHLHGLGLNQTVDLLMQESGCRLEHPSATKFRNHVMEGEWDKAENDLNELKALVHSPHAIVRMKFLLLQQKYLEYLEDGKVLEALQVLRCELTPLKYNTERIHVLSGYLMCSHAEDLRAKAEWEGKGTASRSKLLDKLQTYLPPSVMLPPRRLQNLLRQAVELQRDRCLYHNTKLDSNLDSVSLLIDHVCSRGLRSVCGALYMLPCLGIMRKQFPCYTQQILTEHCNEVWFCKFSNDGTKLATGSKDTTVIIWQVDPDTHQLKLLKTLEGHAYGVSYIAWSPDDNYLVACGPDDCSELWLWNVQTGELRTKMSQSHEDSLTSVAWNPDGKRFVTGGQRGQFYQCDLDGNLLDSWEGVRVQCLWCLSDGKTVLASDTHQRIRGYNFEDLTDRNIVQEDHPIMSFTISKNGRLALLNVATQGVHLWDLQDRVLVRKYQGVTQGFYTIHSCFGGHNEDFIASGSEGFDSPRQQRLACPVFKQRVNCVV; this is encoded by the exons ATGCAGGCCaacggggcaggagggggccagcagcagcagcagcagcaacagccgccgcaggggccggcgggcccggagCTGGGCTGCCTGGGCGCCCAGAACGGCGAGGCCTCGGCGGGCACGGCCGCCGGCGACCAGCTGGCTCACGCCAACGGGCTGCTGCCCTCGGCCaacagcggcggcggcagccccggcggccTCAGCGTCAACAACGGGGTGCCCGCCGCCgggggccccggcccggccgccgcggagctggggggcggcggcggcagcgccctgAAGAAGAAGAAGCGGCTCTCGCAGTCCGACGAGGACGTGATCCGGCTGATCGGGCAGCACCTCCACGGCCTGGGCCTCAA CCAGACTGTTGATCTTCTCATGCAAGAGTCAGGATGTCGTTTAGAACATCCTTCTGCTACCAAATTCCGCAATCATGTCATGGAAGGAGAATGGGATAAG GCTGAGAACGACCTGAATGAACTTAAGGCCTTAGTGCATTCTCCGCATGCAATTGTG AGGATGAAgtttttgctgctgcagcagaagtaCCTGGAATACCTGGAGGATGGCAAGGTCCTGGAGGCACTTCAAGTTCTACGCTGTGAACTGACGCCTCTGAAATATAATACAGAACGCATTCATGTCCTCAGTGG GTATCTGATGTGTAGCCATGCAGAAGACTTGCGTGCAAAAGCAgagtgggaagggaaaggaacagCTTCCAGATCTAAACTTTTGGACAAACTCCAGA CATACCTACCCCCATCAGTGATGCTTCCTCCAAGGCGTTTACAGAACCTGCTACGTCAGGCTGTGGAACTACAACGGGACCGGTGCCTATATCATAATACCAAACTAGATAGTAATCTAGATTCTGTATCGCTGCTAATAGATCATGTTTGTAGTAG GGGTCTGAGATCAGTATGTGGTGCGCTGTACATGCTGCCATGCTTGGGCATAATGAG GAAACAGTTTCCATGCTATACACAGCAGATACTAACGGAGCACTGTAATGAAGTGTGGTTCTGTAAATTCTCCAATGACGGCACTAAACTAGCAACAGGATCTAAGGACACAACTGTTATTATATGGCAGGTTGATCCA GATACTCACCAGCTAAAACTACTTAAGACGTTAGAAGGTCATGCGTATGGTGTCTCTTATATTGCCTGGAGTCCAGATGACAACTATCTTGTTGCCTGTGGCCCAGATGATTGTTCTGAGCTTTGGCTCTGGAATGTACAA ACTGGGGAGCTGAGGACAAAGATGAGCCAATCTCATGAAGACAGTTTAACAAGCGTGGCCTGGAATCCTGATGGGAAGCGTTTTGTAACAGGAGGTCAACGTGGACAGTTCTATCAGTGT gATTTAGATGGTAATCTCCTTGACTCCTGGGAAGGGGTGAGAGTACAATGCCTTTGGTGCTTGAGTGATGGGAAAACTGTTCTAGCATCGGACACACACCAGCGAATTCGGGGTTATAACTTTGAGGATCTTACAGACAGGAACAT AGTACAAGAAGATCACCCTATTATGTCGTTTACTATTTCAAAAAATGGCCGTTTAGCTTTGTTAAATGTAGCAACTCAG GGAGTTCACTTATGGGACTTACAAGACAGAGTTTTAGTGAGAAAGTATCAAGGTGTTACACAAGGATTTTACACAATTCACTCGTGTTTTGGAGGTCATAATGAAGATTTCATCGCGAGTGGCAGCGAAG GCTTTGATTCTCCCAGACAGCAGAGGCTTGCGTGTCCAGTGTTTAAGCAGAGAGTGAATTGTGTTGTTTGA
- the WDR26 gene encoding WD repeat-containing protein 26 isoform X2, producing the protein MQANGAGGGQQQQQQQQPPQGPAGPELGCLGAQNGEASAGTAAGDQLAHANGLLPSANSGGGSPGGLSVNNGVPAAGGPGPAAAELGGGGGSALKKKKRLSQSDEDVIRLIGQHLHGLGLNQTVDLLMQESGCRLEHPSATKFRNHVMEGEWDKAENDLNELKALVHSPHAIVRMKFLLLQQKYLEYLEDGKVLEALQVLRCELTPLKYNTERIHVLSGYLMCSHAEDLRAKAEWEGKGTASRSKLLDKLQTYLPPSVMLPPRRLQNLLRQAVELQRDRCLYHNTKLDSNLDSVSLLIDHVCSRKQFPCYTQQILTEHCNEVWFCKFSNDGTKLATGSKDTTVIIWQVDPDTHQLKLLKTLEGHAYGVSYIAWSPDDNYLVACGPDDCSELWLWNVQTGELRTKMSQSHEDSLTSVAWNPDGKRFVTGGQRGQFYQCDLDGNLLDSWEGVRVQCLWCLSDGKTVLASDTHQRIRGYNFEDLTDRNIVQEDHPIMSFTISKNGRLALLNVATQGVHLWDLQDRVLVRKYQGVTQGFYTIHSCFGGHNEDFIASGSEDHKVYIWHKRSELPIAELTGHTRTVNCVSWNPQIPSMMASASDDGTVRIWGPAPFVDNQDIEEECSSMDS; encoded by the exons ATGCAGGCCaacggggcaggagggggccagcagcagcagcagcagcaacagccgccgcaggggccggcgggcccggagCTGGGCTGCCTGGGCGCCCAGAACGGCGAGGCCTCGGCGGGCACGGCCGCCGGCGACCAGCTGGCTCACGCCAACGGGCTGCTGCCCTCGGCCaacagcggcggcggcagccccggcggccTCAGCGTCAACAACGGGGTGCCCGCCGCCgggggccccggcccggccgccgcggagctggggggcggcggcggcagcgccctgAAGAAGAAGAAGCGGCTCTCGCAGTCCGACGAGGACGTGATCCGGCTGATCGGGCAGCACCTCCACGGCCTGGGCCTCAA CCAGACTGTTGATCTTCTCATGCAAGAGTCAGGATGTCGTTTAGAACATCCTTCTGCTACCAAATTCCGCAATCATGTCATGGAAGGAGAATGGGATAAG GCTGAGAACGACCTGAATGAACTTAAGGCCTTAGTGCATTCTCCGCATGCAATTGTG AGGATGAAgtttttgctgctgcagcagaagtaCCTGGAATACCTGGAGGATGGCAAGGTCCTGGAGGCACTTCAAGTTCTACGCTGTGAACTGACGCCTCTGAAATATAATACAGAACGCATTCATGTCCTCAGTGG GTATCTGATGTGTAGCCATGCAGAAGACTTGCGTGCAAAAGCAgagtgggaagggaaaggaacagCTTCCAGATCTAAACTTTTGGACAAACTCCAGA CATACCTACCCCCATCAGTGATGCTTCCTCCAAGGCGTTTACAGAACCTGCTACGTCAGGCTGTGGAACTACAACGGGACCGGTGCCTATATCATAATACCAAACTAGATAGTAATCTAGATTCTGTATCGCTGCTAATAGATCATGTTTGTAGTAG GAAACAGTTTCCATGCTATACACAGCAGATACTAACGGAGCACTGTAATGAAGTGTGGTTCTGTAAATTCTCCAATGACGGCACTAAACTAGCAACAGGATCTAAGGACACAACTGTTATTATATGGCAGGTTGATCCA GATACTCACCAGCTAAAACTACTTAAGACGTTAGAAGGTCATGCGTATGGTGTCTCTTATATTGCCTGGAGTCCAGATGACAACTATCTTGTTGCCTGTGGCCCAGATGATTGTTCTGAGCTTTGGCTCTGGAATGTACAA ACTGGGGAGCTGAGGACAAAGATGAGCCAATCTCATGAAGACAGTTTAACAAGCGTGGCCTGGAATCCTGATGGGAAGCGTTTTGTAACAGGAGGTCAACGTGGACAGTTCTATCAGTGT gATTTAGATGGTAATCTCCTTGACTCCTGGGAAGGGGTGAGAGTACAATGCCTTTGGTGCTTGAGTGATGGGAAAACTGTTCTAGCATCGGACACACACCAGCGAATTCGGGGTTATAACTTTGAGGATCTTACAGACAGGAACAT AGTACAAGAAGATCACCCTATTATGTCGTTTACTATTTCAAAAAATGGCCGTTTAGCTTTGTTAAATGTAGCAACTCAG GGAGTTCACTTATGGGACTTACAAGACAGAGTTTTAGTGAGAAAGTATCAAGGTGTTACACAAGGATTTTACACAATTCACTCGTGTTTTGGAGGTCATAATGAAGATTTCATCGCGAGTGGCAGCGAAG aTCACAAAGTATATATTTGGCACAAGCGTAGCGAGCTGCCAATTGCGGAGCTGACAGGGCACACACGTACTGTTAATTGTGTGAGCTGGAACCCGCAGATTCCATCCATGATGGCCAGCGCCTCTGATGATGGCACTGTTAGAATATGGGGACCAGCGCCTTTCGTAGACAACCAGGATATTGAAG AGGAATGCAGTAGCATGGATAGTTGA